Proteins from a genomic interval of Pelobates fuscus isolate aPelFus1 unplaced genomic scaffold, aPelFus1.pri scaffold_35, whole genome shotgun sequence:
- the LOC134585291 gene encoding amphoterin-induced protein 3-like: MYIWQKEWAEKLLLIFILGLLDKRSTSVGCPSSCICASDLLSCVRKGLHHVPANLPATSSSLDFSHNNISHLYNNWLLGLPRLHILRLSNNHIKRLPPHAFHNASKLRHLDLSSNFLESIREELFQHLSSLEELLLYKNSIKHVDDGAFVHLSSIRKIYLSWNKLTSFSFSSLQNLTNPNLRTLDLSSNHFLKLPVEEVSSLPAFIKNGLYLHNNPLTCHCSLFALFTHWDHRHFSSVVDFSREYTCRYMGHPRAVVHILQTQKGFDNCSMDTMHGFPDTGVRVLVGKHLMVTCNSSFSQENTTYLWITPTYDFIFPPGNNNQSIKIHPNGSLEINKAQTWNSGIYLCIAVNRRLSYNFTHEVNVTVHYPKHDGESFNTGLTTLLGCVVTLVLVFIYLYMTPCRCFLCCSRPLQTPSPPQESSAQSSILCGTPPATDGPINRKAGISRHVVFLEPIKEGGAEKKPKFLQLKSGSDSSVFSDSPIVST, from the coding sequence ATGTATATCTGGCAGAAAGAATGGGCAGAGAAGCTGCTGCTGATCTTCATTCTAGGACTCTTGGACAAACGTTCAACCTCTGTGGGTTGCCCTTCATCTTGCATTTGTGCCTCTGACCTCCTTAGCTGTGTCAGAAAAGGCCTCCATCATGTTCCTGCAAACCTGCCTGCAACTTCTTCTAGCTTGGACTTCAGCCACAACAACATCAGTCATCTATACAATAACTGGCTGCTTGGACTTCCACGTCTGCACATCTTACGTCTTAGTAACAACCATATAAAAAGGCTTCCTCCTCATGCTTTTCATAATGCCTCCAAGCTGCGGCATCTAGACCTTTCTTCCAACTTCTTGGAGAGTATTCGGGAAGAGTTGTTCCAACATCTCTCCAGTTTGGAGGAACTTCTTCTGTACAAAAATAGCATCAAGCATGTGGATGATGGCGCCTTTGTCCACTTGAGCAGCATTCGTAAAATCTACCTAAGCTGGAACAAACTGACCAGTTTCTCATTTAGCTCCTTGCAAAATCTCACTAACCCCAATCTACGCACCTTGGACCTCTCCTCCAACCACTTTCTAAAGTTGCCTGTGGAAGAGGTTTCTTCACTGCcagcatttattaaaaatggTCTCTACTTACACAACAATCCTTTAACTTGTCACTGCTCACTTTTTGCGCTTTTCACTCATTGGGATCACCGTCACTTTTCCTCTGTGGTTGACTTTTCCAGGGAATACACTTGCCGATATATGGGACACCCACGTGCTGTTGTGCATATTCTACAGACCCAGAAAGGGTTTGACAATTGCTCTATGGATACAATGCATGGGTTTCCTGACACTGGTGTGAGAGTTCTTGTTGGCAAGCATCTCATGGTGACATGCAATAGCAGTTTTTCCCAGGAGAATACAACCTACCTGTGGATTACACCCACGTACGACTTCATATTCCCCCCAGGTAACAACAATCAGAGTATTAAAATTCACCCAAATGGTAGCCTGGAAATCAACAAGGCACAAACCTGGAACTCTGGAATTTACTTGTGCATTGCAGTAAATAGAAGACTTAGCTATAATTTCACTCATGAAGTCAATGTGACTGTGCATTACCCCAAACATGATGGAGAGTCATTTAACACTGGTCTTACCACGCTCCTAGGCTGTGTAGTGACCCTAGTTTTGGTTTTCATCTACCTCTACATGACTCCTTGCCGCTGCTTTCTCTGCTGCTCCAGACCTCTGCAGACTCCAAGTCCACCACAAGAAAGCAGTGCTCAATCATCCATTCTTTGTGGAACTCCACCTGCCACAGACGGACCTATTAACCGTAAAGCTGGGATCAGCCGGCATGTGGTCTTTTTGGAACCAATCAAGGAGGGAGGGGCAGAGAAGAAGCCAAAGTTTCTTCAACTCAAGTCAGGCTCTGACAGCTCTGTGTTTTCGGACAGTCCCATTGTGTCTACATAG